From one Acidobacteriota bacterium genomic stretch:
- the ruvX gene encoding Holliday junction resolvase RuvX, which yields MRLLGIDLGSKNIGIAVSDGLGITVRPVETIRRSSLNRDLERLQFLIADLEVEGVVIGLPLKMDGSEGDAAEKVLQFIKQLGAKIDIPIFTQDERLTSYEAEQLMMERGWNRQQRKSRSDEIAAMIILQDYLSQTTKNS from the coding sequence ATGCGGTTGCTTGGCATTGACTTAGGCTCGAAAAACATTGGCATAGCCGTATCAGACGGTCTTGGCATCACGGTTCGTCCGGTTGAAACGATTCGCCGGTCATCGCTTAATCGCGACCTTGAACGATTGCAGTTTTTGATTGCCGATCTTGAAGTCGAAGGCGTGGTCATCGGCTTGCCGCTCAAAATGGACGGCAGCGAAGGCGATGCGGCGGAAAAAGTTTTACAGTTCATTAAGCAACTTGGCGCTAAAATCGACATCCCAATCTTTACGCAGGATGAACGATTGACCAGCTATGAAGCCGAGCAATTAATGATGGAACGCGGCTGGAATCGTCAACAGCGAAAATCCCGGTCAGACGAAATCGCGGCAATGATTATCTTGCAGGACTATCTTTCGCAAACAACGAAAAACTCATGA
- a CDS encoding LLM class F420-dependent oxidoreductase has protein sequence MRLGLNCGYWGSNPADNVTLVQEAEKVGFHSVWTAEAYGSDAVTTLTWLAAKTTKINVGTAIMQMTARVPAMTAMTAATLDLLTGGRMLLGIGASGPQVVEGWHGVEYGKLLVRTREYVYILREIWKREHPLEHHGAYYDIPVQGGTGLGKPLKLISHPLRSDIPIYIAAIGPKNVALCAELANGWLPVFFSPYRKEVFKASLDDGFARRTDGKTIDDFDIAPTVSVVLGDDVAACRNQVKPHLALYVGGMGARGKNFYNDLACRYGYEANAQQVQDLYLSGKKTEAIAAIPDELVDEVALCGPKERIKDRLAAWKESGVKTLICGAANLETVRVMAEVAS, from the coding sequence ATGCGATTAGGACTCAATTGTGGTTACTGGGGTTCAAACCCTGCGGATAATGTCACGCTGGTGCAGGAAGCGGAAAAGGTCGGCTTTCATTCGGTGTGGACGGCTGAAGCTTACGGGTCGGACGCAGTAACCACACTGACCTGGCTTGCGGCAAAAACTACGAAAATCAACGTTGGCACAGCGATTATGCAAATGACAGCGCGTGTGCCCGCGATGACCGCGATGACCGCTGCAACCCTCGATTTACTCACCGGTGGGCGCATGCTTCTGGGCATCGGCGCATCAGGCCCGCAAGTGGTCGAAGGCTGGCACGGCGTTGAATATGGCAAGCTATTGGTTCGCACCCGCGAATATGTTTACATCTTGCGCGAAATCTGGAAACGCGAGCACCCGCTTGAGCATCACGGCGCATATTACGACATTCCCGTTCAAGGCGGCACAGGACTTGGCAAACCTCTGAAACTCATTTCACATCCCTTGCGTTCAGACATTCCGATTTACATTGCGGCGATTGGTCCGAAAAATGTCGCGCTCTGTGCAGAGCTTGCCAACGGCTGGTTGCCGGTGTTCTTTTCGCCTTATCGCAAAGAAGTGTTCAAAGCTTCGCTTGACGATGGTTTTGCCCGCAGAACCGATGGCAAAACCATTGATGATTTCGATATTGCGCCAACGGTGAGCGTGGTGTTGGGCGATGATGTCGCTGCTTGTCGCAATCAAGTCAAACCACATCTGGCGTTGTATGTCGGCGGTATGGGGGCGCGCGGCAAAAATTTCTATAACGATCTTGCCTGTCGTTATGGTTATGAAGCGAATGCGCAACAGGTTCAAGACCTCTATTTATCCGGCAAGAAAACCGAAGCGATTGCTGCCATTCCCGATGAACTGGTCGATGAAGTCGCGTTGTGCGGGCCCAAAGAGCGCATTAAAGACCGCCTGGCGGCATGGAAAGAATCGGGCGTGAAGACATTGATTTGCGGCGCAGCAAATCTCGAAACCGTTCGCGTGATGGCAGAAGTTGCAAGCTAA
- the mltG gene encoding endolytic transglycosylase MltG encodes MNEQFKPPSGSPAKASNQPPLNREFAELSSLIQEQYPEKPESELTDETTYPNRQGDIVLPPTPKKARSCLLVGLGLLILIIGAAIGGWLWFKSTLNTPVEHNAEDIITVKQGMSTQAIIAELAKIGIVKNPRLLTTYLRVTGNSGQLRSGDYKFKSPISPMEAIAKIQRGEVVHESVTIPEGSDRFDIAKILATKTGKATEAEFLQLMQDTRLIRKIAPEAQNLEGYLFPDTYNYNVSTSAKELIEVMVRRFEEVFTPEWQARARALGFSVHKALTLASVVEEEARVAEDRAKISSVIHNRLKIGMPLACDPTFIYAAKVAGDYDGNPNQPRHRERRSPYNTYIYAGLPPGPIASPGRASIEAALYPANTDYLYFVANGVDGRHIFSTTGAQHSVAVEEYRRNLREQKLQ; translated from the coding sequence ATGAACGAACAATTCAAACCGCCATCCGGTTCACCCGCAAAGGCATCGAATCAACCGCCGCTCAATAGAGAATTCGCGGAACTTTCGTCTTTGATTCAAGAGCAATATCCCGAAAAACCTGAATCGGAATTGACCGATGAAACTACTTATCCAAATCGTCAAGGCGACATCGTTCTTCCACCGACGCCGAAAAAAGCGCGTTCCTGTCTCCTCGTAGGTTTAGGGCTTCTGATTTTAATCATTGGCGCGGCAATCGGCGGATGGCTGTGGTTCAAGTCCACATTAAATACCCCTGTTGAACACAACGCCGAAGACATCATTACCGTCAAGCAAGGCATGAGCACACAGGCTATCATCGCAGAGCTTGCGAAAATCGGTATCGTGAAAAATCCGCGATTGCTTACAACCTACCTGCGCGTTACAGGCAACAGCGGGCAACTGCGCAGCGGCGATTACAAATTCAAATCGCCGATTTCGCCGATGGAAGCCATCGCCAAAATTCAACGCGGCGAAGTGGTTCACGAGAGCGTGACCATTCCTGAAGGCTCCGACCGCTTCGACATTGCGAAAATTTTAGCCACCAAAACCGGCAAAGCGACCGAAGCAGAGTTTTTGCAATTGATGCAGGACACCCGCCTGATTCGCAAAATTGCGCCCGAAGCGCAGAACCTCGAAGGTTACTTGTTCCCGGACACCTACAACTATAACGTCAGCACCAGCGCCAAAGAGTTGATTGAGGTGATGGTCAGGCGGTTTGAAGAAGTGTTTACCCCCGAATGGCAGGCGCGGGCGCGGGCGCTTGGGTTTTCGGTTCATAAAGCCCTGACGCTCGCATCGGTGGTTGAAGAAGAAGCGCGGGTTGCCGAAGACCGCGCAAAAATATCATCGGTGATTCACAACCGTTTGAAAATCGGTATGCCGCTCGCTTGCGACCCGACATTTATTTATGCGGCGAAAGTCGCGGGCGATTACGATGGCAATCCCAATCAACCGCGCCATCGCGAACGGCGTTCGCCATACAATACTTATATCTATGCAGGCTTGCCGCCGGGGCCGATTGCCTCGCCGGGTCGCGCTTCAATCGAAGCGGCGCTTTATCCGGCGAACACCGATTATCTCTATTTCGTCGCCAATGGCGTAGATGGTCGCCATATTTTCTCAACTACTGGCGCTCAGCATTCGGTGGCGGTTGAAGAATATCGTCGCAATTTACGAGAACAAAAATTACAGTAA